The DNA window TGAAGATGAAAATGTTTATATGGATTTAAATATTCTAAACAATCATTTGAACTTATTAGTAGATTATGATGAAAATAACCAAGTTGCTGTAATTACAAGTCCTAATAAGGTCATAAGATTTTATCAAGAAAGAGAAGTAAAAGTGAATCAGCAGATGGTAAATAATATCTCGCCTATGAAGATGATTAATGGAAAGGTGTTTATACCTATTAACCAACTAGCAGATTTATTAAAGATAAAAATCAGATTTTCACAAGAAGATAAATCTATTGTTTTAGAAAATCAATTAGAGAAAAAAATAACTGCAAAAGCAGCAAAGGATCATGTGAATGTACGAATAGAGCAAGGTACTTGGGCTATGGAGAGTGATTTATTAAAGGAAGATGAAACAATTGATATTTTAAAGGAAGATGGAGACTGGTTAAAGGTGCTAACCCCTAGAGGAAAAGTGGGATATGTACAAAAGGAAGAAGTAAAAGATATAGAAGAAAGCATGGGATTAGAAGTAACAAATAAGCCTATCTGGAAGCCTGAAAATGAAAAAATTAATTTAACTTGGGAATATGTTTACAAAAAAGTTTCAAAAGAGGCCACTACTGGAGAATTGAAGGGATTAAATATTGTATCACCAACATGGATAGGTCTTAAAGATGCAGCAGGAAATATTAATCATAAGATCAGTAAGGATTATATTGATTGGGCAAAAAATAGAGACCACAAGGTATGGCCATTATTTAAAAATAATTTTGATCCTGACTTAACAAATACATTTTTAAAAGATGCTATTGCAAGGGAAAAAGCAATCAATGAAGTATTAAAGCTTATAAAAGAAAATAATATGGATGGTATTAATATTGATTTTGAAAATATTTTTTTAAAGGATAAAGAAAAATTGGTCTTGTTTGTAAGAGAATTAAGTAGTGTTTTTCATGAGAATGGATTAGTTGTTTCTATGGATGTGACAGCAAAGGGTGGTAGTGAAAATTGGTCTCAATGCTATGATCGAGCTGCTTTAGGACAAGCTGTAGATTATGTTGCTTTGATGGCTTATGATGAACATTGGGGTTCAAGCCCTGTAAGTGGATCTGTAGCGTCTCTTGGATGGGTGGAAGAAATAATCAATGGTTTACTTGAAGAAGTACCATCAGAAAAGTTACTATTAGGAGTGCCTTTTTATACAAGAATATGGACGGAAACTCCATCGAAGGATGATCCAACTAAAATGGTTGTAAAATCAAAGTCTGCAAGTATGAAAACGATCAATGAAATCCTAAAAAAAGAGAATATTACAAAAGTATGGGATGAAAATAGTGGCCAAAATTATGTAGAGTATGTAGAAAATAATAAGGTTCGTAAAATATGGATAGAA is part of the Crassaminicella profunda genome and encodes:
- a CDS encoding glycosyl hydrolase family 18 protein — its product is MRKKDIYIMIGCFILLLGFIFSEHYSLAKEYKEGILIKDSEKITEYENYDEIVKVEDENVYMDLNILNNHLNLLVDYDENNQVAVITSPNKVIRFYQEREVKVNQQMVNNISPMKMINGKVFIPINQLADLLKIKIRFSQEDKSIVLENQLEKKITAKAAKDHVNVRIEQGTWAMESDLLKEDETIDILKEDGDWLKVLTPRGKVGYVQKEEVKDIEESMGLEVTNKPIWKPENEKINLTWEYVYKKVSKEATTGELKGLNIVSPTWIGLKDAAGNINHKISKDYIDWAKNRDHKVWPLFKNNFDPDLTNTFLKDAIAREKAINEVLKLIKENNMDGINIDFENIFLKDKEKLVLFVRELSSVFHENGLVVSMDVTAKGGSENWSQCYDRAALGQAVDYVALMAYDEHWGSSPVSGSVASLGWVEEIINGLLEEVPSEKLLLGVPFYTRIWTETPSKDDPTKMVVKSKSASMKTINEILKKENITKVWDENSGQNYVEYVENNKVRKIWIEDAISMKARVDLINKYNLAGIASWRRGFETEDIWNVIDENLNKQ